CCGTCGGTGCGGGCGGCATTGGAGACCTCCACCTCCAGGGCGGTAAGCGGCCCCTGCACCGCGGCCGGCAGCTTGGCCAGCTCCCCGGTGCCGCTGACCCGGTGCACCGGATAGCGGACGTTGCCGGCGACCACATCGGTCGCCGACGGGCTGGCGGTGAAGAGTCCCCGGCCGACCTTGGCACCGGCCAACTGGGCGGCACCGCGTTCCAGGTCGCAGCGCACCACCCCGGCGGCGTACGAGGCGGCCAGGCCGGGGAAGGAGGTGCCGTCCTCCTCGGCCGTCCAGACGCTGGCGTCGATCCGGCGTACCCCGTCGACAAGCAGCACCACGTCGGGGGCCCGGACGCCGGGGCGGGGGCCGATCGCCTGCCAGTCCACCGCGGGCAGCTCGTGGTCCGCCTCCACCTGGGCGCTGCTCGGCGCGGCCGGACCGGCGGCCGACGCCTCGAACGAGGCACCGTAGGCCGGATCCCAGGTGTCGACGAAGAACTGGCTCACCGCATCCTCACCGGCCGGTCCGTTCGACCCGGGCCGAGCGGGCGTCCTTGCGTACCTCGAAACGCACCGGGATGCGCTCGGCCAGCGCCGGCACGTGGGTGACCACGCCGACCATCCGGTCGCCCCGGGCGGCCAGATTCTCCAGGGTGGCGGCGACCGTGTCCAAGGTGGCCGCGTCGAGGGTGCCGAAGCCTTCGTCAAGCACGATCGACTCCAGGCTGGCGGCGGTGGTGGACATCCCGGCCAGCTGCTCGGAGAGCGCCAGCGCCAACGCCAGGGACGCCTGGAACGTCTCGCCGCCGGAGAGGGTCCGCACCCCCCGGCGCAGGCCGGCGTCGTGGTGGTCGACGACGAAGAACTCGCCCTTGTCGTGGACCAGGTCGTACTGGCCGCCGGAGAGTTCCCGCAGGATCCCCGACGCCCCGTCGACAAGCAGGTCCAGCGCCTCGGCCAGCAGCCAGCGTTCGAAGTTGTTGGCCCGCAGGTGCCCGGCCAACGCCCGCGCCACCTGGGCCTGGCGCTCGTGCTCGGCCCGCTGCTCGCGCAGCTCGACGGCCTGCTCGCGGCGCTCCACCAGCCGACGCCGGTCGGCCTCGGCCCGCTCGTGCGCGACCGTGGCGGCGCGCACCGGATCGTCCGGGGCCGGCAGCCCGGCCGCGGTGAAGAGCGCGGCGATCCGGCCCGCCACCGCGGTCGCCGCAGACTCGGCCTCGGTGACCGCCGCCGCCCGCGCGGCCCGCTCCGTGCGGCGCCGCTCGGCCTGCGCGCCCGCCCAGTCCGCCAGCGCGGTCCAGGCCGCGGCGAGATCGTCCCGGTCGGCGGCCGGCGGACCGAACCGGGCCAGCCCGTCCCGGGTGCTGTCGAAGCGCCGCCACGCCGCGCGCAGCCGCTCCTGCGCGGCATCCACCGTGCCCCGGGCCCGTCGCGCGGCGTCCCGGCCGGCGCGTACCGCACCGGCCGCCTCGTCCAGCGCCTGCCGCAGCCGGGCCTGCTCGGCCAGCCGCTCGCGTAGCGTCTCGACGCTTGCCGCACCGGCCAGTCGCTCGTCCAACTCGGCCAGCCGAGCCTGGAGGCCGTCGTGCTCGGCGCGGGCGCGCAGCAGCACCCGGTCCAACTCGCGGGCGGCAGCGTCCCGCTCGGCCAGCAGCCGCTTGGCGGCCTCGCTCGCGGTCCGGGCGGCCTTGCCGGCAGCCACCGCGCGGGCCACCGCCGAACCGGCCGGCATCGCCGGCACCCGGGCGACCGGTTGCGCGCAGACCGGGCAGGCGTCCCCGTCGGCCAGCTGCGCCCGCAGCGCCGCCGCCTGATCGGCGGTCTTCGCCTCCTCGTGCGCCTGGAAGGCCGCCGCCAGCTCCTGCTCGGCGCGGTCGGCCGCCGACCGCGCCTGCGCCAGCGCGCCGGCCGCCGCCTCGTGCTCGGCGCCGGCCGTCGCCACCACGGCCTGCACCTGCTCCGCCTGACCGGCCAGCTGTTCCCGGTCGGCGTACGCCCGCAGCAGCAACCGCAGCGTGCTCTCGTCGTCGGTGGCGGCCAACTCCCCGCGTAGCTTCTCCTCGCGCTCCTCGGCGAGCAGGACCGCGCTGGCCGCCGCGTCGGCCTCGGCTCGCGCCTCGGCCACCGTCCGGGCCAGCTCGGTCACCCCGTCCGGCGCCCGCACCGCCGCCAGCTCGGCCAGCTCGGCGTCGAGCGCGGCCAGCGCCGCCGTCACCTCGCGCGCCGCCGCCCGCGCCGCGTCCAGCTCCGGTACGGCGGCGGTCACCGCCTCGGCCAGCTCCCGCATCCGGTCGAGCTGCTCGGTGGCCCGCTCCAGCGTGGCATCGTCGGTGTCGGCGAGGCCGGCGAGCAACTGGTCGACCGTCTCCAACTTCGCCTCGGCCTGTCCGGCCCGGGTGGTGGCCCGCTTCTGCACCTCCTCGTAGACGCCGAGACCGAGCAGGTTGACCAGGATCTGCTGCCGGGTGGCCGGGCGGGCGTGCAGGAAATCGGCGAACTGTCCCTGCGGCAGCACCACACAGCTGGTGAACTGCTCGTACGGCAGGCCGACCGCCGCCAGCACCGCGGCGTCCATCTCGGCCGGGGTGCCGGCGACCACCTCGCCGAGATCCTCCGGGCTGAGGCCGGTGTCCAGCTTGGTGACGTCGAAGCCGTCCGGCATCAGCTGAAGCCCGGCGCCTGCGGTCTTCACGTTGCCCCGGCCGTCGCGCCGGACCACCCGGGTGGCGACGTAGCGGGCACCGGCCGACTCGAAGACCAGCCGGACCCGTGCCTCGGTCGCCGACGGAGCCAGGGCGTTGCCCAGCCCTCGGGTGCCGCCCCAGCGGGGGACCGTGCCGTAGAGCGCGAAGCAGATCGCGTCGAGCACCGTCGACTTGCCGGAGCCGGTCGGTCCGACCAGGGCGAAGAAGTCCGCGTCGGTGAAGTCGATCGTGGTCTCGTCGCGGAAGACGGTGAAGCCGGCCAGGTCCAGCCGCATCGGCCGCATCAGTGCTCGACCTCCTCAAGCAGCTCGTCGAAGAGCTCCCGGACACCCTCGTCGGCGTGCCCCCGGCTGTCCAGGTAGTCGGCGAAGAGTTGGCGGGGCGTGCGGCCGGCGCGCTGAGCCACCCGGGTGCCGCTGCCCGGCGCCGGCACCAGCTCCGGATCGATCCGGATCTCCAGTGCGCGCGGCAGCAACTCCTGCACCTCCTCGCGCAGCCCGGCCCGGGGCTGCTCGCGTACGAACACCCGCAGCCAGCCCTCCGGCGGGGTGATCTCGGCGAGCTGGGCCAGCGTGCCGCGAACCGTACGCAGCGGGGTCGCCGCGAGCACCGGCTCCTCCCGGACGCGCGCCGCCGTGCTCGCGGTGACCTCGACCAGGGTCACCGACGCGACGTTCTCCTGCTCGCCGAAGTCCACCGCCAACGGGGCACCGCTGTAGCGGATCGGGCACGGCCCCTGCACCCGCTGGGCGCGGTGCAGGTGCCCCAACGCCACGTAGTGTGCGGTGCCGGGGAAGACCGAGGCGGGCACCGCGTAACCCATGACGGTGTGCGCGTCCCGCTCGCCGCCGCCGGTGCTCGCACCGACCACGGTCAGGTGCGCGGTGACCAGGTGCACCCGGTCCGGCTCGTCGAAGCCCTCGGTCAGCCGGGTCAGGATCCGGCCGAGGTGGTCGGCGTAGGTCTGGGTGGTCTCGGCGGCGGTCAGCTCGTACATCTCCACCGCCCGGATCGCGTACCGCTGGGACAGGAACGGCAGGGCGGCCAGCCGCCACCGCTCCCCGCCGGCCGTGGTGCCGTCGATGACGTGTTCCGCCGGATCCTCGCGTACCCCGCCGCGCAGCGTGATGCCGGCGGCCTCGGCCCACGGGCGCAGCGCGTCAAGCGCCGGACCGTTGTCGTGATTGCCGCCGATGGCCACCACGTCCGCGCCGGTACGCCGCAGCGCGGTGAGCGCCCGGGTGACCAGCCGGGTCGCCTCCGCGGTCGGCGCGGCGGTGTCGTAGAGGTCACCGGCGATGACGACCAGGTCGGGCCGCTCCCGCCGGGCGATCTCGATGACGCCGGCCAGCACCTGCTTGTGCTCCTCGGCGCGCGACTGCCCCTTGAGGACCTTGCCGACGTGCCAGTCCGAGGTGTGCAGGATCTTCACTGGGCCAGCCTTTCGTTCGCGACCACGGGGCACGATCCGCCCGGCCACTCGCGGCCACGCCAGCCGGGGCTCCGCTTCGCTGCACTCCTCGCGCTCACCGGTGCCAGCCTTTCGTTCGCGACTGCGGGGCTCCGCTTCGCTGCACTCCTCGCGCTCACGCTCGCCGTCGCCTCCTGCCTAGAACGGGATGTCGTCGTCGGCGCCGCCGCCGGAGGCCACCACCGCGAACGGGTCGGCGGACTGGGTGAGCGAGCGCAGCGTCTGCGACGGTGCCGTGCCCGCCTCGGAGACCCGGGTGGCCCAGGCCGGGAAGGGGAAGTCCAAACAGAGC
This DNA window, taken from Micromonospora sp. FIMYZ51, encodes the following:
- a CDS encoding SMC family ATPase, whose product is MRPMRLDLAGFTVFRDETTIDFTDADFFALVGPTGSGKSTVLDAICFALYGTVPRWGGTRGLGNALAPSATEARVRLVFESAGARYVATRVVRRDGRGNVKTAGAGLQLMPDGFDVTKLDTGLSPEDLGEVVAGTPAEMDAAVLAAVGLPYEQFTSCVVLPQGQFADFLHARPATRQQILVNLLGLGVYEEVQKRATTRAGQAEAKLETVDQLLAGLADTDDATLERATEQLDRMRELAEAVTAAVPELDAARAAAREVTAALAALDAELAELAAVRAPDGVTELARTVAEARAEADAAASAVLLAEEREEKLRGELAATDDESTLRLLLRAYADREQLAGQAEQVQAVVATAGAEHEAAAGALAQARSAADRAEQELAAAFQAHEEAKTADQAAALRAQLADGDACPVCAQPVARVPAMPAGSAVARAVAAGKAARTASEAAKRLLAERDAAARELDRVLLRARAEHDGLQARLAELDERLAGAASVETLRERLAEQARLRQALDEAAGAVRAGRDAARRARGTVDAAQERLRAAWRRFDSTRDGLARFGPPAADRDDLAAAWTALADWAGAQAERRRTERAARAAAVTEAESAATAVAGRIAALFTAAGLPAPDDPVRAATVAHERAEADRRRLVERREQAVELREQRAEHERQAQVARALAGHLRANNFERWLLAEALDLLVDGASGILRELSGGQYDLVHDKGEFFVVDHHDAGLRRGVRTLSGGETFQASLALALALSEQLAGMSTTAASLESIVLDEGFGTLDAATLDTVAATLENLAARGDRMVGVVTHVPALAERIPVRFEVRKDARSARVERTGR
- a CDS encoding exonuclease SbcCD subunit D codes for the protein MKILHTSDWHVGKVLKGQSRAEEHKQVLAGVIEIARRERPDLVVIAGDLYDTAAPTAEATRLVTRALTALRRTGADVVAIGGNHDNGPALDALRPWAEAAGITLRGGVREDPAEHVIDGTTAGGERWRLAALPFLSQRYAIRAVEMYELTAAETTQTYADHLGRILTRLTEGFDEPDRVHLVTAHLTVVGASTGGGERDAHTVMGYAVPASVFPGTAHYVALGHLHRAQRVQGPCPIRYSGAPLAVDFGEQENVASVTLVEVTASTAARVREEPVLAATPLRTVRGTLAQLAEITPPEGWLRVFVREQPRAGLREEVQELLPRALEIRIDPELVPAPGSGTRVAQRAGRTPRQLFADYLDSRGHADEGVRELFDELLEEVEH